A window of Kineococcus sp. NBC_00420 genomic DNA:
GCGCTCGATCGCCTCCGGGGAGCTGGCCTACTACATCTGCTTCGGTCCCCGCACTACGAGCTTGGCGGACCTGGCCCGGGTCGCCGGCTCACGCTGGCGGATCGAGGAGTGTTTTCAGCAGGCCAAGAACGAGGCCGGTTTGGATCACTATCAGGTGCGTGACTACCGGGCCTGGTACGCGCACATCACCCTGTCGATGCTGACTCTGGCCTGGTTGTCGGCGACACGATCCAGCTTGGTCAGTACTCCTGAAAAGGGGGGCCTCGAGCCGGTTGGCGGCGCCTGAACTGCAGTTTCGCAGCTGGACTGATCGACTACACGGTGCCCGAGATTCGCCGCCTGCTGGCTAAACTCGTGTTCACCGTTGAGCACAGCGCCGAGCACGTCTGGCGGTGGTCGACCTGGCGGCGCCGGCGCCAGCACCAAGCACGCACCTGCCACTATCGACGCCACGGACACATCCTACCGTAAGTGCCGTTGCAGTACTAAGCGGTGCGTGTCCGTTGAGCTGTGCTCAGGCTGCACAGTCACCGCAGATCAGCGGGCCGCTACTGGTGGTGTGCAGCTGACTGCGGTGCACGACCAGGAAACAGCTGGTGCAGGTGAACTCATCCAGCTGAGCCGGCAACACCCGCACCGTCAGCTCTTCCTCGGACAGGTCCGCGCCGGGCAACTCAAACGACTCCGCCGTTTCGTTCTCGTCCTCGTCGACACGCCAGGATCCGGTGGAGGTCGCGCGGTGCTGCTGCAGCTCCTCCAAGGACTCGTTGCCCTCCTCGTCGTCGTTGTTCTTGCGGGGTGCGTCGTAGTCGGTCGCCATCTCGCTACCTCTTCCGTGCTCTGTCCATCGTTTGCTCTGTCCGTCGTTCGGTGCTCGCGCATCATGGCGCCTGCGAGGCAACGAACTCGACCTGAACGCGTCGAACGCCGCGCTGCGGCGATCCCCCTGCCTAATGGGACCGCCAGGGTGGGCTGAGGCCAGCCTGGGCACTGACCGCTCAACCGCTCCTCACTCCCACCACGAAAAGCAGGGAAGCGATGTAACAGAAGTGACGGCTGAGGCGATAGACGGTCGAGACGCTGCCTCCACCGCAACCGGGGGGATGCCGGAGATAGCGACTCGACCCGATGCCTGGCCCTGTTTGTCGTGGGCCAGTGCAGGGATCATCTCGTGCAGGTCAGCGGATCGGCCCCGTTCGGGGATGCATCCGACCGCCCGAGCTGGTTGCCTCGATGCATCGGGGGTTGATGGCCGGGCGCGAGGGGATGCGCCCGGCCATCGGCATCTGCACCGTCCTCATCTGCACCGTCCTTATCTGCAGCGCCGTCTTCCCCACGTCCCACGCTTCATCCGAAGCTTGCGTCAGCGACTTCAGCGACTTCAGCGTGCCCAAGGCCTCGGGATGGGATCGACTAGCTGCTACCTGCGCTGTCCCCCCGGAGCGGGTGAGGGCTGGTCGTGTCCCCCTATAGCGCACGACCAGCCCCCGGGCGCACCCCTCTCTGTCAATGTGGAGTGAGACGGCAGCCAGCGATGGTCAGTGCGCGCGCAGCACTCGATCATCCCGCGGTACGGGCGAGGCGGCCGTCGACGACTCCACGCTCTTGTTGAGGGAGCGCAAGCTCGATCAAGTCGAATATTTCGAGATGCTTCACAGCTTTGCCCCAAGGGCAGGCTCGCTGGGATCACTACGGCTGGACCTGTCTGATCCGTCCGACAGCACCGATCGCCGCTCGTAGCCCCTGGGTTCGTGTTAAGACACCCGAATGACCGAAAGGGTGAACCTTCGACGGATCACTCACTGCCGCCCCGCAGTACGCCGAGGCAACAACGTGTTCTCCTTACACCGAGCCGGTGCCCCCACGTCGTCACAGCAGTGGCGTCCACGGCGGCCGACGCTGCCACGGACCGCCATCCTCCTGCTACTGATCTCAGTAATTGGTCTGCTGCTCGTCACGTTCCACGGTAGCTACAACGGTGACGGAGCCAATCCGTGGCCGGCGCTCACGTTCGGGTTCTCCTGCACCGCCGTAGCCGCTACCTGGTGGATCCTGACCTGGCGGGCGCGGCGATCCACCGCCGAACGCATCGTCTGGCGCATGTTCAGCCTTGCATGCCTGCTCTACGGCGTCGGCGCGGTCACCACCGTCGCCTTCATGCTCATCCCCGCGACCACAGCACTGGTCGATGTGCCCGCAGCCGCCTGCGCCGCGATTACCTTCCCGCTGGCCTACCGGGCCCTGGTGCGTTGGAGCCGCCACGGCGCCGGGGTAGACGCCGACGACCTGCTCAACGGCACCAGCTCGGTCCTCGTGGTGATCGCCGTCCTGGGCAGTGTCCTGGTCTGGACGCAGCAGCCCTTCGCCGGGTCTCCGGTCATCGAAGGCCTGGCGGGCGGTTCACCAGCAGGTCCCGCGGGGCGACTGCTGCTGACTTCACTGAACTGGCACGTACAGCTACTCATCGTCCAAGACGCCGCCGTCCTCGTCCTCGTCACGGCAGCCCTGACCGCCGCCTTCTCCGGGCGCCTGTATCGCGACCCGCGACTATGGCTGGTCACTGCCGCCTACGCCCTGGCCGGCGCCGGTGGTGCAGCCGCACTGCTCGATGGTGGAACACGACCAATGTGGACGATCCAGGTATGGGCCCTCGGCCTGCTGGCCTTCTCGAGTGCGGCTCTGCTGCCGGTGCGCTTCGTGCCTACCCAGTCCTCAGACCCGGTGAAGTCCACCGTCGGGTCCTTCGTCATCGTCCTCGCCGGCCTCGGCATCGCCGTGGCCGTCGTGGCCACCGGCGCACCAGGAATACTCGCCGTGTGCGGACTCGCCGGCGTCCTCGGCTCCAGTATCCGCCTGCTGGTGAACTTGACGGAGCTGGCCCAGCTGGCTATTAGCCGCAGGGAAGCCCTGACCGACGACATGACTGGCATCGCCAACCGTCGTGCCATCCTGCGTCACCTGGATCGCCTCCTGCATCAGCGCAGCAGGGCTGTACTCGCGGGTGAGCGCAAGACTGCGGGCCGGGGAGTGCAGGTGGTGGTCTTCGACCTCGACCACTTCAAGGACGTCAACGACAGCCTTGGTCACAGCGCTGGAGACGACCTCCTCTGCATGGTCACCCAACGCATCCAACCGGCCCTACCGGCATCAGCGGTTTTTGGCCGCCTCGGCGGTGACGAGTTCGCCATCATCAGCGACGACGGGCCCCACGGCGAGAAAGTCCTCAGTACGCTCGAGCACGCCTTACGCGAACCGTTTCCCCTCACTGGGATGAGCGTGCACGTCGACCTCAGCATCGGCCGCGCCACCTGGTCTGTACCCAATATCGGCAGTACACCGATCGCCACCTCACAGAACGCCCCGACCGAGAACCTCGACGCCGCAGCATTGCTGCGCCGAGCCGACATCGCTATGTACGACGCAAAACGCAACGACCTACGTACGGTGACCTTCGACCCCATCCGACACGGCCAGCCACAAGATCTGCTCTCCATGGTCGCCGAACTGCGCCGCGCCATCACCGCCGGGCAACTGCGCGTGCACTACCAACCCCAACTGCACACCAGCACCGGCGAGCTCGCCGGAGTCGAAGCCCTTGTCCGATGGCAGCACCCAGTCCTGGGCCTGCTCATGCCCGCACAATTCCTACCCCTCGCCGAGTCTCACGCCCTTATGGACGCCATTACCCGCGAAGTCTTACATCAGGCCGTCGCCCAGCAGGCCGCTTGGCGCCGCTCCGGGCTGACCGTGCGTGTCTCAGTGAACCTTGCCGCCGGGACGCTACTGGACGCCTCCCTGCCCACAACCGTCCACGCCCTGCTCAGCGAACACGACCTGCCGGCCACGTCACTGGTGCTGGAAGTCACCGAAACCGCACTGCTGCGTGAACCCGATCGCAGCCTTGCCGTCGTCGAAGCTCTGCGTGCCCTCGGCGCGCAGGTCAGCATCGACGACTTCGGCACCGGCTACTCCTCCCTCACTCAACTGCGCCAACTACCCGTCAGTGAGCTAAAGCTGGACCGTTCCTTCACCCTCGACCTGCTCGCCGACCCCCGGGCCGCCGCAATCGTGGCCAACACCATCACTCTGGCCCACGACCTGGGCTTGCGCGTCGTGGCCGAAGGCGTCGAAGACGAAGCCACGTTGACTGCCCTGACGAAATTGGCCTGCGACGAAACCCAGGGCTACCTCCACGCCAAACCATTGCCTGCCGACGACTTTGACCGCTGGCTGAGCCGACAGTCACCCCGCCTCCCCCGCCAGGTGCGTACAGACGCCTGAACCGGGCCCGCTGCTCATCTGGACGTCTCCAGGACCACGCGCGAACACGGCGAAGGCCGCACGGTCACGGCGCTTACCAAGACGGGGTCACTCAAGGACAGGCTCGGCTGGAGCTGGCTGTGGACGCCGCCAGGGATGAGCTGGAACTAGTAGCCGAAGCGCCCGCGCACTGGGCTGACGACTTCACGGTCATCCCGCGGTGCGGAACATGGGACACACCACATGGCCATCATGGTCAAATCACCCGACAGTCAGCTCGATCACCACGTCGTCCTCCCCTGGTGACGAAACCTGAACGGTTAGCACTCCAATACCGCAGGGACGCACGACTGCTAGTGCCCTGCCGTCGAAGGTGCGCCACGTGGCATCGGCGAAGTGCTCGATGGTCTTCGGTCGTGCGCTGCACACGCCTGCGAGGACGCCTGCACCTGCCACCGTAACGGTTACCTCGCGATCGTCGTTCATCACTAAGTTCCCAGATTCATCGCGTAGTTCGATGCTGACGAAACTCAGGTCCGCGTCGTCGGGAAGCAAGTCGGTGCGGTCGGCTACCGCGGTCAGCCGCGCCGCTCCCGCCGTCATCAGCGACGTCCGGCCGACGACGACACCCCGACGGAGCGCAACCGCTTCAAGCCGTCCCGGCCCGTACGGAACGGTCACCTCGGCCAGCATAGGCCGCCTGGTACCGACCTCGGCACTCCCCATCTCTCGCCCGTCGAGGAACAACCGCACCGTGTCGGCGTTCGCGTAGACCTCCACCGTCACGTCCACCTCCTCGAAACCCGACCACGTCCAGGACGAAACAGAATTACTCCAAGCCCACGGCGACTGCATGGAGATCTTGTCCCCGGTGTGCTCCGGTCGCTGCACCGCCAGGTAGGGCTCAAGGCGCAGTCCGTAGACGATCTCCCGGTAGTAGGAGACAGGCCGCCGAAACCCGGTGATATCCAGGTCCCCGCACCAGGCAGTCAGGTAGGGGAACTCGCGTTCGAGACTAGCCACCGCGTCCGTCTGGGAGACGTAGGCCGTGGCCCCGATCCCGACCTCGCCCAAGTAGTCCCAGCCCGTCCACGTAAAGTCACCTATAACGTTCGG
This region includes:
- a CDS encoding DUF4193 domain-containing protein yields the protein MATDYDAPRKNNDDEEGNESLEELQQHRATSTGSWRVDEDENETAESFELPGADLSEEELTVRVLPAQLDEFTCTSCFLVVHRSQLHTTSSGPLICGDCAA
- a CDS encoding putative bifunctional diguanylate cyclase/phosphodiesterase is translated as MFSLHRAGAPTSSQQWRPRRPTLPRTAILLLLISVIGLLLVTFHGSYNGDGANPWPALTFGFSCTAVAATWWILTWRARRSTAERIVWRMFSLACLLYGVGAVTTVAFMLIPATTALVDVPAAACAAITFPLAYRALVRWSRHGAGVDADDLLNGTSSVLVVIAVLGSVLVWTQQPFAGSPVIEGLAGGSPAGPAGRLLLTSLNWHVQLLIVQDAAVLVLVTAALTAAFSGRLYRDPRLWLVTAAYALAGAGGAAALLDGGTRPMWTIQVWALGLLAFSSAALLPVRFVPTQSSDPVKSTVGSFVIVLAGLGIAVAVVATGAPGILAVCGLAGVLGSSIRLLVNLTELAQLAISRREALTDDMTGIANRRAILRHLDRLLHQRSRAVLAGERKTAGRGVQVVVFDLDHFKDVNDSLGHSAGDDLLCMVTQRIQPALPASAVFGRLGGDEFAIISDDGPHGEKVLSTLEHALREPFPLTGMSVHVDLSIGRATWSVPNIGSTPIATSQNAPTENLDAAALLRRADIAMYDAKRNDLRTVTFDPIRHGQPQDLLSMVAELRRAITAGQLRVHYQPQLHTSTGELAGVEALVRWQHPVLGLLMPAQFLPLAESHALMDAITREVLHQAVAQQAAWRRSGLTVRVSVNLAAGTLLDASLPTTVHALLSEHDLPATSLVLEVTETALLREPDRSLAVVEALRALGAQVSIDDFGTGYSSLTQLRQLPVSELKLDRSFTLDLLADPRAAAIVANTITLAHDLGLRVVAEGVEDEATLTALTKLACDETQGYLHAKPLPADDFDRWLSRQSPRLPRQVRTDA